The nucleotide window agatatttctttgagatgaatttgaataaatcataagtatttatattttattcatgcataaaaaaataattagcaatATTATCTGTTCGCGATGTACGGAATGCGACGAATAACTGCACGTTTTATTCATGTTTTGTTTGTAGTTAATCTATTTATGTATCCAACCTTCGTATTTTAATGTCTATGAACATAAATGTCTAGAATGAATCATACAATTAgattaggaaataaaatatgtttaaggttttatcgcggtttttatattcttttctaatattttagaGACTGcatgcagccttcatggtaacgggtcaaaataaatttgtttcgatttcacaaaaaatcattaCCTAATTACATTGTtcggttttatataaatgtaattaagtataGACTTGATTTTGCGCTGGTTACctaatctaccgtgaaataacaaaacaccaaCGTAAAACACTGAATATTTTTCCTATAACGTTATTTACGCGTTTTTACATATTAGCATAttatctgtaaatatgttatttttgtattaatgacgctgtgacatcttgtcacaagaacatttcaaataagacagtgACTTATTAGCAATTGGTTATAACTtctggagcacaaatttggtccttatgtccggtctataactaaactgtttaatgtctttaattATGGAGAATTGCATACTAAatgaattcaaaattcaaacaaaacgaCAATTTGAAAttgtacaatccgaaacaaaaCTAAACACCGTAATCACTTCAAATTATCCAAATAGATGGCTAAAACCGCTAATGTATGGTAGTgggaacacagcatttaccgcGAAATGTTCAGAGTGCTTAACTGCGCATTAGTTCCTGTTATTAGCTCAATTCAGTACAAAATCTTTGTACTATTCAATCGTGTTTTatcatatcaataatatatttgtcttATTTGATTCCATATTGCaagtaaattctaaaataaaaaaatttattaaatatgtaattcacAAGTTCTATTTGATGTTTGAAACTTGACGAATTAGATGTTAAATTTCACAGTAAAGACAacgataaaacatttatataattaaacacgCACGGTTTTATATCAACAAAGTGAAAACCGAGCAAAATTAAGAAGTCAGTTAAACCCTCTCACTCCAATTACCAGGaggtgaattaaaaaaatccgcATAACCGTGGCATCAAAAAGTCTGCGTGAAAGAAACAGAGATATCTCGTTAGCCGACTCGTTATTTACGTGGGAGATGTGGCGACGCGGCCTAATgagacttttatttataaagttgagCACACAATGGGGACTTTAAAGTTGCATTGTGCTATTGTTGCTTTTCATTTTAAACGAGGAGTTTGCGGTACACCGCTATGTAAATTGGACGGTCGTTGTTGGCATGAGGACTCGTTAGTACGAATGTACGTGGATACCACTCCACTCGTCAGTATTGTAAGTGCCGGCCCTAATGCGAACTCATTTggttcgtttttattttatttttattgtttgttattaaattggAATACCTATTTAATAAGCACTTACAACATACTAGTGGTGTCTTTGGGTATTATAGTGTTCCGTCAAATCGTCAGGGTTTTGCTCTTGCCTATCTCCTTAAACAGTATTCGAGCactattaaacattatttttattattttgcgctcctatacagggtcattttgacattgtgttactaaatgaaactatatacttatttacttggaaAACCACTTTATAATTAGTTACCTGAGCCgtaaatcactacatagtataaaacaaggtcgctttctctgtccctacctttgtatgcttaaatctttaaaactacgcaacggattttgatgcggtttttttttaatagatagagtgattcaagaggaagttttatatgtataataataacatccattaattAGTCAGCAttacacccgtgcgaagccggggcgggtcgctagtgtaaaataaaaaagtgtaagtttcaaacaaataactattaataaaaagtaattttaatgatcTAAATAGGATAATTATACCTAGAAATAAATACTCGGTCGTTCATCATGTCTGGAAATTACTCAATGTAAAGccattatcataaaaaataatggattctctataaatttaagtaataaatttcagACAATAGACAGTATCTTATCAGtcttgaattttgaaatattgcgTTTAATGATCTCAAATCCTTTagaattaatacaattaaactTACTGTTATAAATAACCGAGTCATATTAGTAAACACCTCTTTTTATACCTAAATAGTATTATTAACAGCTAATAACAATCAAAATACACTCAATATTAGATGCAGTATAGATTTTGATAGCGTTCGGTTACTAtgaaaatacctttaaaatagcAAAGATCATTCCAGAAGTAACTTTTccattaaaatactttagacGCGTTGACAATTGAAGCGCGATTGGCCGCGCGCGAAACTTCGTAACGAAACAAGCTAACAGCTTCGATTGGGACTATTCCAGTTTCGACTCAAACTTAGGATATTGGCGACGTGACttctgaaaaatgtaatgatttCGATGGCCTAAAGGTACCAATAGAGGAATATTAGCCTACTGACTAACTGACTTTaggaagataatatttttttttgagtatGTGTATTACTAAATGCTGTTCAGGACTGCGCGCGCACGCGTGACATACGTTCTTTGGAATAAGTCTTTATTGTGTactttttcgagataaaaagtagcatctATTGGTCAAGCTGCAAAACCGGGTTAAACAGCGGGGGCGCGGCAAGGCAACGCTGTCTAATGCCCCACCGGATAGTAAGTGGTCAACGTCGCCCATGGACGTCAGGAATCTCAGgggcacagccaagccgctgCCTATCATAGCAAACATTTTTACCACTCGTTAGAAGAAGGACAAGTCACAATGCCGAGGAAACATCATGGGAAGAAGTTCATCCAGAGCGCTCAAGTTAATGGTAATAATTACCTCTAGAAACGCGTAGTGCGGGCAGCAGGCATTTCCAGGTGgtatcaaagaaataaaaaactcacCGTCTTATTCCCTAAATTCTTCACCCTGCAGTTCAAATACGCCGTCTTGCCGAGCAGCGCGGTGACATTCTTGGAAGCCACGAGGTCGAAGTACGGCCCGGTGCGAGGCGTGGGCCGCGGGTCCGCTGCGCCCACGCCTGGCGGGATGGCATTGTCCGCGGAGCCGGCCGGCGGTGAGGTGGCTGATGTGTTGAACACACTCTTGCCGAGCTCGCGTTGTGCTGATGATACTggggaagaaataaaataatttatcaattgcGTAGACGAACATAACCTATGACAAGTCAAGAAgcattttctttattgctttaaatgacgagatgagcttgctgttcgcctgatagtaggcgatacgaccgcccataaacagtacaaataCCATCCAACTGCTtagattacaaagtattatttggtatttcactgcactCTTCATCTTGAGActcagtcttattatgtccgataattatactggctacaatgttcttcaaacccgaacataacagtgattatacactgctgcttggcggtagataTATAGACTGCgctggtacctacccaggtggacgctcacatatgagaaactaCCACCAGTGACATTTAGTATTTACctaaaattaaaagcaaaaacaatGTATTCAAAACCAACTTGGGCTAACAAGAAAGGGcagaaaaaaattgaaaataaaataacatcaagAACACGTCGCAATCTTCATCAATGTGGACGATATAGGCCCGTACCTAGAtaatcagggcccttattctgtatgatagtgtaaacgcgtaacgcggccgtgtcatgttatcttcgagacaTGTGCgtagaatggtattctgtaagccaaatttctatagtcctaaacatgatgcgttgtgttacgtgcttgttacgcactgtcaaaataacg belongs to Manduca sexta isolate Smith_Timp_Sample1 unplaced genomic scaffold, JHU_Msex_v1.0 HiC_scaffold_633, whole genome shotgun sequence and includes:
- the LOC119193532 gene encoding uncharacterized protein LOC119193532, whose amino-acid sequence is SSAQRELGKSVFNTSATSPPAGSADNAIPPGVGAADPRPTPRTGPYFDLVASKNVTALLGKTAYLNCRVKNLGNKTINMQVSWVRHRDIHLLTVGLYTYTSDQRFRAIHLAHSEDWTLQVNSILGIYSRCRIVSGISRLISKVCEP